The following coding sequences lie in one Halorarum halophilum genomic window:
- a CDS encoding P-loop NTPase family protein — MFDQTPNRPEPASDLPTLEPGVTVLRPPAPRSTALHRLVADALLGESGPVYWVDARNAANTHALYDAAPSRRSLAGLMVARAFTAYQHHELVRGLPRNARPGTRLVVVPNAAALYRDGDVPGAEAARLLDASLSVLTELADALDCPVLLTATGDDERAERVVDAADVVVDCERTRLGLTFDAPGFTHSGYYRDGYWQTTVPYWVDLLGRVVLRDPEVATEVHA, encoded by the coding sequence ATGTTCGATCAGACACCGAACCGACCCGAGCCGGCGAGCGACCTGCCGACCCTGGAGCCTGGGGTGACGGTCCTGCGCCCGCCCGCCCCGCGCTCGACGGCGCTCCACCGACTCGTCGCGGACGCCCTCCTCGGGGAGTCCGGGCCGGTCTACTGGGTGGACGCGCGAAACGCGGCGAACACGCACGCGCTGTACGACGCCGCGCCGTCCCGCCGGTCGCTCGCCGGACTCATGGTGGCCCGGGCGTTCACCGCCTACCAGCACCACGAACTGGTCCGCGGGCTCCCGCGGAACGCGCGGCCGGGAACGCGCCTCGTCGTCGTCCCGAACGCCGCCGCGCTGTACCGTGACGGCGACGTGCCCGGGGCCGAGGCCGCACGCCTGCTCGACGCGAGCCTGAGCGTCCTGACGGAACTTGCGGACGCGCTCGACTGCCCCGTACTGCTCACCGCGACCGGCGACGACGAGCGCGCCGAGCGCGTCGTCGACGCCGCGGACGTCGTGGTCGACTGCGAACGGACCCGCCTCGGGCTGACGTTCGACGCGCCGGGCTTCACGCACTCCGGCTACTACCGAGACGGCTACTGGCAGACGACGGTGCCGTACTGGGTGGACCTGCTCGGCCGCGTCGTCCTGCGAGACCCCGAGGTGGCGACGGAGGTGCACGCGTGA